In Carassius auratus strain Wakin unplaced genomic scaffold, ASM336829v1 scaf_tig00004584, whole genome shotgun sequence, a genomic segment contains:
- the LOC113070582 gene encoding CD276 antigen homolog: MIVRCCVIYLLLHLTSKVSLQDSANTFDRVVGDSVTLPCIYVNQQPSTDVLWRLNASIEVLNIIDGNPSTEKQDGIFRNRIESFPSEYAKGNYSIKLKDLNFNHAGIYTCFLQKSNEKKRMQLYIKEKPDTEKPTEMEADRTVSDSLYSNVTHFENLCRRLCSVNTAVTECWPR, from the exons ATGATAGTAAG ATGCTGTGTCATTTATTTACTTCTGCATCTAACAAGCAAAG TGTCTCTGCAGGACTCTGCAAATACATTTGATCGTGTTGTTGGAGACTCGGTCACCTTGCCATGCATATATGTGAATCAACAGCCAAGTACTGATGTACTTTGGCGACTCAATGCAAGCATAGAAGTGTTAAATATTATAGATGGAAACCCCTCAACAGAAAAGCAGGATGGAATATTCAGGaatagaatagaaagttttcCCTCAGAGTATGCAAAGGGAAACTACTCGATTAAACTGAAAGATCTGAATTTCAATCATGCAGGAATCTACACTTGTTTTTTACAAAAGTCAAATGAGAAAAAGAGGATGCAGCTTTATATAAAAG aaaagCCTGATACAGAAAAGCCAACAGAAATGGAAGCAGACAGAACTGTCAGCGATTCTTTATATTCTAATGTCACGCATTTTGAAAATCTCTGTCGCCGAttgtgcagtgtgaacacagcagtgactgaATGCTGGCCAAGATAG
- the LOC113070601 gene encoding protein LDOC1-like, with amino-acid sequence MECEEDQMMATATTCANPPAVVDQSTRSPEPRLPPPAFYSGEPQLCRSFLAKCSLYISLQPSLFTTEESKIAFIITLLTGRAASWGTTVWEQSLPCCASFQAFSEELKKVFDCAV; translated from the exons ATGGAATGTGAAGAGGACCAGATGATGGCTACAG CAACCACCTGTGCCAATCCACCAGCTGTCGTGGATCAAAGCACCCGTTCTCCTGAACCTCGTCTACCACCACCAGCCTTTTATTCCGGGGAGCCCCAGTTGTGTCGCTCATTTTTGGCTAAATGCTCCCTCTATATTTCTCTTCAACCGTCATTATTTACCACCGAGGAGTCTAAGATAGCATTCATTATAACTCTGCTCACAGGACGAGCAGCTAGCTGGGGAACCACCGTGTGGGAACAGAGCCTTCCGTGCTGTGCCTCCTTCCAAGCATTTTCGGAGGAGCTGAAGAAGGTATTTGATTGCGCTGTTTAA